Part of the Fretibacterium sp. OH1220_COT-178 genome is shown below.
CGGGGATGGTGGAGGTGCACGTGACCATGTCCTTCGGAGCCACCGAGCCCCGCAAGGGGGAGACCTCGGCGTCCCTGCTCTCCCGGATGGACGACTGCCTCTACCGGAGCAAGCGCGAGGGGCGGAACCGGGTCACGTTCGAACCGGCCTGATCCGCGCCGCCCGAAGGTACGGGCCGCCCGGCGGCCTTGGACTCGGATTGTTGGGAGGGATACCCATGAACGCAGGAAGACTGGGAAAGCGTCTCGTTCTGGCGGGCTTGTTGGCGCTGCTGCTGGGGTCGTCGGCCCTTGCCGCCGCGAAGTCGAGTTTTCTCCACCTCGCGCACTTCGGGACGGTCGCCCAGGTGCGGGCGGCCCTGGACCGGGGAGCGAACGTCAACATCCGCCGGGACAACGGTTCCACGCCTTTGGTGGAGTCCGTTTTCAACAAGAACATCGGCGTGTTTCCCCTTCTGATCGAGCGGGGGGCGGACATTCACGCCAGGGACAGGGACGGCGCCACGCCTCTGATGATCGTGGCCCTGTACGGCAAGGACCTCCTGAATCAGCTCCGCATGCTGCTGGATGCCGGCGCCGACGTGAACGCTCGGTCCGACGACGGCCGGACGGCGCTGATCTACCTCTGCATGACCTCCCTGATCCACCCCCATCCCGCCCGGGCCGTCGAACTGCTGCTGGACGCCGGGGCGGACCCCTCCATCGCCGACGACTCGGGGAGGACGGCCCTGGATTACGCCCTGCGCAACCGGGGGCTGATGGACGAGCCGGTGGTCGAGCGCCTGAGGTGACCGATGTGGCGCCGGGGGAGCCGCGACTTCGGCGGCGGGGGGAGCCTTGGAACGGCATTGCCCCCGCTCCGCTGGCGGGTTTGAAAAAGCCATGAGAGACATGACGAGCCCCATGCCCCAGGTCGTAGGCCGACGCGGGCATGGGGCTTGTCGAAGAGCGAGACGACCGTATTATTTCCCCGCCTGATAGACCGCCACCGCGTCGGGATACTTGATTCGGGGAAGAGCCGTCTCCAGAATACGGAGGTGATGGTTCAGCTCAACCTGCTCCGTGTAGGCCACGGAGATGTCCTGGCCGACCAGCAGATCCATGAATTGAGGCTGGGCGCAGAGCAGCGCGGCCGTTCCGGGCTGCAGTACCGCAGCCTGGAAGATACGCCCGTCGAGCAGTTTCTGGATGCGCTCGATCTCCATCAGCCCCGTACCCGGCTGGATGCGGTGGAGCTGTACGAAGAGGTCCGGACTCACGACCAGCGTGTGCCGGCCCATGCGCCCTTTCTGCTGCAGCGCGGAGATGCCGGATACGATGTCCATGAACGCCTCCTCGCCGTTCCCCCAATCGCCCCGTTTGAGGGTATTGACCCCGCGGGCGGAAAGCAGGCCGTCGATGCCCAGGGACTTGTTGCCGTAGAAGACCATGTGGTCCTCCCGTCGGCAGAAGGCCTGTGCGGCTACGAGCGCCGGAGCGAGGTCGAGCGGCTGCCCCTCCCTTTCGGCCACCTCGATGTCGCGCCACAAAAGCCAAAAATCCTCGGAGAGCTGGGGGACTTCGACGAAGGTGCGCTTGGGCGAGAAGGTGAAGCCGTTTTCGGTTTTTTCCTCCCGGACGGGGCCGTCCGTCGGGGCGACCTGAACTCCGGGGCCGAGCGGGCCGTGCAGGGGCAGAAAGCGCCGGGCGGTGAGAAATTCCTTTGCCGTCTCGACAACCGTCTCGTCCAGTCGTCTCCAGATTTCTATGGGAAGGGGAGAGGCGGCTCTCCCAAGATAATCTTCCATTTTGTCTACCTCCTTATTTTTAAGCCGGAGATGAGGGCTATTTTTCGATGAGGCTGCCAACGGTTACCGTAGGGGCGGAATCCGGCCTCGACGGGGTGATGCCGAGTTCCTCCATCATCTCGCGGACCTCGCCGTCCCCTTCGGCAAGGAACTCCGCCCAGTTGGGCTCGAGGTAGCGCAGCAGCGCCATCAACTCGCCGACATGCGCCTTCTCCTCGTCCCGGATGTCCATCAGCACCTTTCGCACCAGAGGATCGTCGGTCGCCTGGGCGTGAGCGTCATAGAGAAACATGGCCTCGAGCTCTCCTGCGATGTCGATGCGCAGGGCCTGGACCAGTTCCTCCTTGCTGACTTTTCGGTCGACGTTTCCGGCGAACGGATTGGGAAATTCGGGCACGATAAATCGCTCCTTCCTTGTTGGTGTGTCAATTTCGTCAATTATAAAGAATATCAAATAAAAATAGAAGGGAGGGAAGTGCAGATTTTGCTTGTCGGAGTGCCGTTCCCCCCTCCCGAGGTTTCGGTCGATTTCGTTCCGGCTGCGGAGGACGAAGCTGACGATTGCTTTCGGCGAACCCGAAGGCATCCGCGCGTCAGAGCCTCAACATGGTCTCCGAAAACCTGAGGCGCCGCCCCAGTCGGTGCAGGGCGTCCCTCGCCCGGGGGGCCAGGGAGGTCCGGTGGCGCTTCAGCGTCTCGTAGTAGAGGTTCTGGGCCTGGTACAGGCTGGGACGCCACTGGTGTTCGTCGACGAAGAGGGCGAGCAGGCCGCAGATGCCGTCGATCCGTTCGACGTCCCGGGGGTCCTCGCAGAGCTTCTCCATCTCCAGATGGAGCCAGCGGGACAGGGCAAAGCTCACCCGGGCGGCGTCGGGCGCGATGCGCCACCGCGCCGCGAGCCGAAGCTGGCGGCGGATGTCCTGGAGGTCGGGCGCATCCCGCTCCAGGGCATGGACGATGTTGGCGGTCAGGGCGACCTCCGCGGCGGAGGCGATGATCCGCGGCGGCCGCACCTCCAGGGCCGTCAGGTCGTCCAGGAGCGTGTCGTAGCTGCGGACGATGGCGTGAACGCTCTCCTCGATGCGCTCCACGTCCTGCTGCAGCAGCTGGTCCAGGAGTCTGTGCTGGGTGTCTCGCAGGATGTGGCGCAGGGAGAAGAGGGCGTGCCCGAAACGATCCACCAGCTCCCTTTCGCCGGGGCCGGCAAAGAGGGCGTGCAGGGACGAGGCCTCCTCGTCGGTCGGCTCGCGGAGGCCGCTCTCGGGGGACACGCCGCAGAGCATGGAGGTGCCGCCCCGGTGGTTGGCGGCGAAGAGGAACGTCCCCTCCTCCTCCGTGACAACGGAGCGGACGCGGACGGTCCCGGCGGAGAAGGCGAGGGACCCCGGAGCGTCCTTCCGGACGGAGGCCGTGCCGGAGAGCCTCCAGCACCCCTCGGAGCTCTCCATCCCGAAGCCCGGGAAGAGCGAGGTGATCCCGTAGTGCGCGGCCAGCTGGGCCTTGTCGATGCGCCCGGGGCAAGCCAGGAGCTCGTAGACCCGGGCTCCGTTCTCGAGTTCGGGGACGTTGCTGGGAGCCCTCTCCAGCGTGCTCAAAAAATCCGGAGTGCGGTCCCGGCCGGAGAGCGCCTTGCCCAGCTCGATGGCCCGGGCCGCATAGCGCAGGATCTGGACGGTCTCGATGCGCGAGACGTCGTCGAAGAACCAGCCGCAGCTCGTGTACATCAGGAGGGCCGAGCGCTGCATCTCCATGAGGGAGAGGGCGCGCCTGCGCTCCTCGGGGGACAGGGGACGGGAGGCGTGCTTCGCGAGCCAGCGCCCCACGTTCTCCGGCGATCGGTCGAGGACGACGGAGATGTAGGCGTCCCGCGCCCCCCAGGGGTCCGGAAACAGCCCCGCCGACTCCCGCTCGAATACGCCGGCCAGATCGTCCCTCAGGGCGTCCAGGGCCTCCCGCAGGGGGCCGCGCCATCGCTGATGGAACCCCGGGGTCCCCGCGTTGCAGCCGCAGTCCCCCCGCCACCGCTCCACTCCGTGCGCGCAGCTCCAGGAGGAGTTCTCCACGATCCGCACGGCGTGCTCGGGGGGAAAGAGCGCCAGGAATTCTCCGTAGACGGTGAGCTGTGCGTCGTGGGAGCGGTCCAGGGTCTCCAGGCAGTAGGCCAGGGCCATGTCCCCGTGGTCGTGGTGGTGTCCGTAGGACTCCCCGTCCGTCGCGACGTGGGAGAGCTCCGGCTGCTGCGGGTCCGTGCAGGTGCCGATCAGGCGGTGGGCGAGATGCTCCCCGTTGTGCAGGAGCCCCCCGAAGGCGATCTCCTGTGCGAGACGGCCGTCGTAGAAGAACAGGGCGATGCTGCGCCCGGAGGGGAGATCGCAGCGGTAGGCGCGGCGGGTGTCCACGCGCTCGCCCCTCACGTCGTGCCAGGTGCTCTCCTGCAGCGGACGGACCGCGGCGGCCTGCTTCGGGGCCAGGACGGTGAAGAGGATGCCGTTCTCGGCCAGGACCTCCAGGGTCTCCGTGTCCACGGCGGCCTCGGCCAGCCACATCCCCTCGGGGTCGCGCCCGAAGCGCCTCTTGAAGTCCTCGAGGCCCCACCGGACCTGAGTGGCCTTGTCCCGGCGGTTCGCCAGGGGCATGATCGGATGGCTGTAGACCTGAGCCATGGCGGGCCCGTGGCCGGAGAACCGCTTTCGGCCCAGGATGTCCGCCTCCAGGATCGCCCGGTAGCAGCGGGGCTCCCGCTCCTCCAGCCAGGAGAGCAGGGTCGGCCCGACGTTGAAGCTGATCCGGGAGTAGTTGTTGCAGATCTTCACGATGTCTCCCCGTGCGTCGAGAATGCGGGAGGCCGCGTTGCGGTTGTAGCATTCGGCCGCGATCCGTGCGTTCCAGTCGTGCCACGGGGCGGCCGACTCCTGAAGCTCGACGGCCTCGAGCCAGGGGTTCTCCCTCGGCGGCTGGTAGAAGTGTCCGTGGATGCAGACATAACGGGGCATGCGCAAAAACTCCCTTCGAAACCGTGAATGTGAACCGCCCGAAAAAGCCCCCTTCGTCTCGGAAGGGGGCGGCCGGCCGGAGGATCAGGGTGCCGGGGTCCTGTAGTGGAAGAGCACGATCGAAAGCGGGGGCAGGACCAGAGGCAGGGATTGGGGATACCCGTGGCTGGGCACCTGGTCGGCCTCCACCCCCCCCGCGTTGCCCATGCCGCTCCCCCCGTAGAGGAGGGCGTCGCTGTTCAGCATCTCCCGCCAATAGCCGGGACGGGGGACCCCGACCCGGTAGGGGGTCCTCGGCACCGGGGTGAAGTTGCAGACGCAGAGGACGAACTCCCCGTCGTCCCTGCCCTTGCGCAGCCAGGCGAGGACGCTCTGTCGCCAGTCGGTGCAGTCGACCCAGCGGAAGCCCTCCGGGGAGAAGTCCAGCTCGTGAAGCGGGGGGCAGGTCCTGAGGGCGGCGTTGAGGTCCTTGACCCATTGCTGGATACCGCGGAACTCCGGCTTGTCCAACAGGTGCCACTCCAGGGCGGCGTTGTGGTTCCACTCGAGCCCCTGGCCGAACTCCCCGCCCATGAAGAGCAGCTTCTTTCCCGGGTGCGCCCACATGTAGCCGAGCAGGAGGCGGAGGTTGGCGCGCTTCTGCCACCAGTCGCCCGGCATCTTGTTGATGAGGGATCCCTTGCCGTGGACCACCTCGTCGTGGGAGAGGGCCAGCATGAAGTTCTCCGAGAACGCGTAACAGATGCTGAAGGTCAGCCGGTTCTGGTGATAGCTGCGGAAGACGCTGTCCAGGCCCATGTAGCCCAGGGTGTCGTGCATCCAGCCCATGTTCCACTTCATCCCGAAGCCCAGGCCCCCCAGGAACACGGGGCGCGTGACCATGGGCCAGTTCGTGGACTCCTCGGCCACGGTCTGCACGTCGGGGAAGCGGCCGTAGACCTCGCGGTTCAGGTCCTGGAGCAGGGATATGGCCTCCAGGTTCTCCCGCCCTCCGTGCACGTTGGGCTCCCACTGGCCGGCCTTCCGGGAGTAGTCGAGGTAGAGCATGGAGGCGACGGCGTCGATGCGCAGGCCGTCGATATGATAGTGGTCGAGCCAGTACACGGCGCTCGAGATGAGGAAGCTCCGTACCTCGTTGCGGCCGTAGTTGAAGATGTAGCTGCCCCAGTCGGGATGGTAGCCCTTCTGGGGGTTCTCGTGCTCGTAGAGGGCGGTCCCGTCGTAGCGGGCCAGGCCGAAATCGTCGGTCGGAAAATGGCTGGGAACCCAGTCCAGAAGGACGGCCACTCCGCTTTGGTGCAGGGCGTCGATCAGGGCCATGAAGTCCTCGGGGGACCCGTAACGGCTGGAGGGGGCGAAGTAGCCCAGGGTCTGATAGCCCCAGGATCCGTAGAAGGGGTGTTCCATGACGGGCAGCAGCTCGACGGCGGTGAACCCCATCTCCGTGCAGTAGCGCGGGAGCTCCTCGGCGAGCTCCCGATAGGAGAGGGAGAGCCCGTCGTCCCAACGGTGCTTCCAGGAGCCCAGGTGCACCTCGTAGACGCTCCAGGGCGCGTGGAGCGAGGTGACGCCGGCGCGCCCGGCCATCCATCCGGAGTCCCGCCACTCGTAGTCGGGCCAGTGGACGATCGAGGCGGTGCGCGGCGGCACCTCGAAGGCGCGGGCGAAGGGGTCCATCTTGTCCTTGTGCTCGCCCCTGCTGTTCAGGAGGTGGAACTTGTAGAGGGTCCACTTTTCGAGCCCGGGGACGAAGCCCTCCCAGATTCCGCTGCCGTCCCAGCGGGCGGCCAGGGGGTGCGCCTCGGGGTTCCAGCCGTTGAAGTCGCCGACGACGCTCACGGACCTGGCGTTGGGGGCCCAGACGGAGAAGGCGATCCCCTCCGTCCCGTCCTCGGCGATGTGCCTCTGCGCGCCCATCTTGTCGTGAAGGGTGTAGTGCGTTCCCTGCTTGAACAGGAAGATATCGTAGTCGGTCAGGGTCGAAACGCCGTACCGTACCGCATGGTCTTTCCGCATGGCCGTTTCCTTTCCCCAGGGGGCCTTCTTGCCCGCCCCGGACTCGATCCCGAATCTTAAGCAGATGACCGCCTCTCCAGGATCGGAAGGTCCTGGATGGCGTGTCAGTCGCTTACGTCGACACGCGGTACGGTTACCGCGTCGTCGACGCAAACGGAAGGCTTTGCTTTCTTAATAAAAAGCGTATAACGGGCCCGCTCGATGGGAATCAGATCAGCGCGTAGTGCTCCAGCCGCCGCCGAACCTCGTCCCGCCCCAGGTGGACGGCGACCTCGAAGATGCCGGGGCTGACCTTCATCCCCGTCAGGGCGAAGCGCATCGTCATCGCGTAGTCCTTCATCTTCGCTCCGCGGTCGGCGACCCACCGGCGGGCGCTCTCCTCGAGGGCCTCCGAGGTCCAGTCGGGCGTGGCGAGGAGGACGCCGAAGAAGTCCTTCAGGCCCGGCCTGAGCCCGTCCGGGACGGCATCCGACGCGTACCGGGCCTTCACCGGCTCGAAGGACACGAAGTAGTCCGAGTACTCGGCCATCTCCCTGGCCGTCCGCCCCCTCCCGGCCATCAGGGTCAGGGCGTCGGCCAGCCAGGCGTCGCCGTGGTTTTCGACGGGCAGTCCCATCTCCGTCCAGAAGGGACGGATCATCGCCAGGCGCACCGCCGGGTCGAGCCGCTTCAGGTGCTCCTGGTTGATGAAGTTGAGCTTGTCGGGGTCGAACACCGCGGCCTTCCGGGTGACCCGCGACAGCTCGAAGAGCGCGGCGGCCTCGTCGCGGGAGAAGATCTCCCGGTCCTCCCCGGCCGACCAGCCCAGGAGGGCCAGGAAGTTGAAGACGGAGTCCGGCATGTAGCCCATGTCCCGGAACTCGTAGACGCTCGTGGCCCCGTGGCGCTTGCTCAGCTTCTTCTTGTCCTTGCCCAGGATCATGGGCAGGTGGGCGAACTGCGGTACCTCCCAGCCCAGGGCGCGGTAGATCAGGATCTGCTTGGGGGTGTTGGAGATGTGGTCCTCGCCCCGGATGACGTGGCTGATGTCCATGAGGTGGTCGTCGATCACGACGGCGTAGTTGTAGGTGGGCATCCCGTCGCTCTTGATGAGGACGATGTCCTTCAGGTTGTCCGAGTTCTTCTCCTTCAGGCCGTCGCTCAGGGTCTCGATGCGGCCGTAGACGATATCGTCGAAGGACAGGTCCTGACCGGGCAGGACCTTGAAGAGGACGGCCTCTCCGTCCCGGTAGGCCTTGCCCTCCGCCACGAGGCGCTCGGCGTGCTCCCTGTAGAGGTCGAGCCGTTCGGACTGGCGGTAGGGGCCATGGTCCCCGCCCCGGTCGGGGCCCTCGTCCCAGTCCAGGCCCAGCCAGTTCATGCCGGCCATGATGGTCTCCTCGTAGGCCTGGGTCGATCGGGCCCGGTCGGTGTCCTCGATGCGCAGGATGAACTGCCCGCCGGTGTGCCGGGCCCAGAGCCAGTTGAAAAGGGCGGTGTGCCCGCCCCCGATGTGCAATGCCCCCGTGGGGCTCGGGGCGAAGCGCACCCGCACGCTTTTTTCAGGTTTTGCTGTCATGAACGTCCGTCCTCCACGCCGATTTTTTGCGACCATGCGCCCGCCGGGCCCCCGAAGGGATGCCGACGAGGCAAAATCTCATAGGATAAGTTATTATAACGCAAGCGGAGCACGTACGACCTTGCGCGGGTCGCCGCGTCACCTCTGCGACTTCGAGACCCCGTCGAAAAGCGCGGCCGGGGGAGGGCTCCCCTCCGTGCGCCCGGGGTTTTGGGAAAACGAGGTTCATCCAGATGCGGGAAATGGAAAAAATTCTGATCGTCGACGGGCACGGACTGGCCTTCCGGGCCTTCTACGCCGTGCCGCCCCTCTCGGCCCCGGACGGGACGCCGACCAACGCGATCACGGGGTTCATGAACATGCTGGCCCGGGTGGAGGAGGACCTGGCGCCCGGCCGCTGTGCCGTGGTGTTCGACGCGCCCGGCCCCACCTTCCGGCACGAGGCCTTTCCGCAGTACAAGGAGCAGCGCAGGCCGACCCCCGAGGAGTTCAAGCCGCAGGTGCCCCTCCTGCGGGAGCTCCTGGAGCTGATGGGGTACCCCGTCCTCTCCGTGGAGGGGGTGGAGGCGGACGACGTCATCGCCTCCCTGGCGCGTCTGGCGGTCGGTGCGGGGCGGCGCGCCGTCATCCTCTCGTCGGACAAGGACCTCCTGCAGGTGCTGGGCGACGGCGTGACGATGATGCGGCCGATGAAGGGCATCACCACGCTGGCGGAGTACGACGCGGCCGCCTTCGAGCGGGAGCACGGCTTCCCTCCGGAGTCGGTCCCGGACTACCTGGCGCTCCTCGGCGACGCCGCGGACAACGTCCCGGGGGTGCCGGGGGTGGGGGAGAAGACCGCCCTGCAGCTCGTGGGGCAGTGGGGGACGCTCGAACGGCTCTTCGAGTCCCTGGACGAGGTCAGGCCCGCGGTCCGCAAGAAGCTCGAGGCGGGGCGG
Proteins encoded:
- a CDS encoding ankyrin repeat domain-containing protein yields the protein MNAGRLGKRLVLAGLLALLLGSSALAAAKSSFLHLAHFGTVAQVRAALDRGANVNIRRDNGSTPLVESVFNKNIGVFPLLIERGADIHARDRDGATPLMIVALYGKDLLNQLRMLLDAGADVNARSDDGRTALIYLCMTSLIHPHPARAVELLLDAGADPSIADDSGRTALDYALRNRGLMDEPVVERLR
- a CDS encoding family 1 encapsulin nanocompartment shell protein gives rise to the protein MEDYLGRAASPLPIEIWRRLDETVVETAKEFLTARRFLPLHGPLGPGVQVAPTDGPVREEKTENGFTFSPKRTFVEVPQLSEDFWLLWRDIEVAEREGQPLDLAPALVAAQAFCRREDHMVFYGNKSLGIDGLLSARGVNTLKRGDWGNGEEAFMDIVSGISALQQKGRMGRHTLVVSPDLFVQLHRIQPGTGLMEIERIQKLLDGRIFQAAVLQPGTAALLCAQPQFMDLLVGQDISVAYTEQVELNHHLRILETALPRIKYPDAVAVYQAGK
- the glgB gene encoding 1,4-alpha-glucan branching protein GlgB, producing the protein MRKDHAVRYGVSTLTDYDIFLFKQGTHYTLHDKMGAQRHIAEDGTEGIAFSVWAPNARSVSVVGDFNGWNPEAHPLAARWDGSGIWEGFVPGLEKWTLYKFHLLNSRGEHKDKMDPFARAFEVPPRTASIVHWPDYEWRDSGWMAGRAGVTSLHAPWSVYEVHLGSWKHRWDDGLSLSYRELAEELPRYCTEMGFTAVELLPVMEHPFYGSWGYQTLGYFAPSSRYGSPEDFMALIDALHQSGVAVLLDWVPSHFPTDDFGLARYDGTALYEHENPQKGYHPDWGSYIFNYGRNEVRSFLISSAVYWLDHYHIDGLRIDAVASMLYLDYSRKAGQWEPNVHGGRENLEAISLLQDLNREVYGRFPDVQTVAEESTNWPMVTRPVFLGGLGFGMKWNMGWMHDTLGYMGLDSVFRSYHQNRLTFSICYAFSENFMLALSHDEVVHGKGSLINKMPGDWWQKRANLRLLLGYMWAHPGKKLLFMGGEFGQGLEWNHNAALEWHLLDKPEFRGIQQWVKDLNAALRTCPPLHELDFSPEGFRWVDCTDWRQSVLAWLRKGRDDGEFVLCVCNFTPVPRTPYRVGVPRPGYWREMLNSDALLYGGSGMGNAGGVEADQVPSHGYPQSLPLVLPPLSIVLFHYRTPAP
- the gltX gene encoding glutamate--tRNA ligase; the protein is MTAKPEKSVRVRFAPSPTGALHIGGGHTALFNWLWARHTGGQFILRIEDTDRARSTQAYEETIMAGMNWLGLDWDEGPDRGGDHGPYRQSERLDLYREHAERLVAEGKAYRDGEAVLFKVLPGQDLSFDDIVYGRIETLSDGLKEKNSDNLKDIVLIKSDGMPTYNYAVVIDDHLMDISHVIRGEDHISNTPKQILIYRALGWEVPQFAHLPMILGKDKKKLSKRHGATSVYEFRDMGYMPDSVFNFLALLGWSAGEDREIFSRDEAAALFELSRVTRKAAVFDPDKLNFINQEHLKRLDPAVRLAMIRPFWTEMGLPVENHGDAWLADALTLMAGRGRTAREMAEYSDYFVSFEPVKARYASDAVPDGLRPGLKDFFGVLLATPDWTSEALEESARRWVADRGAKMKDYAMTMRFALTGMKVSPGIFEVAVHLGRDEVRRRLEHYALI
- a CDS encoding demethoxyubiquinone hydroxylase family protein gives rise to the protein MPEFPNPFAGNVDRKVSKEELVQALRIDIAGELEAMFLYDAHAQATDDPLVRKVLMDIRDEEKAHVGELMALLRYLEPNWAEFLAEGDGEVREMMEELGITPSRPDSAPTVTVGSLIEK
- a CDS encoding DUF3536 domain-containing protein, with the protein product MPRYVCIHGHFYQPPRENPWLEAVELQESAAPWHDWNARIAAECYNRNAASRILDARGDIVKICNNYSRISFNVGPTLLSWLEEREPRCYRAILEADILGRKRFSGHGPAMAQVYSHPIMPLANRRDKATQVRWGLEDFKRRFGRDPEGMWLAEAAVDTETLEVLAENGILFTVLAPKQAAAVRPLQESTWHDVRGERVDTRRAYRCDLPSGRSIALFFYDGRLAQEIAFGGLLHNGEHLAHRLIGTCTDPQQPELSHVATDGESYGHHHDHGDMALAYCLETLDRSHDAQLTVYGEFLALFPPEHAVRIVENSSWSCAHGVERWRGDCGCNAGTPGFHQRWRGPLREALDALRDDLAGVFERESAGLFPDPWGARDAYISVVLDRSPENVGRWLAKHASRPLSPEERRRALSLMEMQRSALLMYTSCGWFFDDVSRIETVQILRYAARAIELGKALSGRDRTPDFLSTLERAPSNVPELENGARVYELLACPGRIDKAQLAAHYGITSLFPGFGMESSEGCWRLSGTASVRKDAPGSLAFSAGTVRVRSVVTEEEGTFLFAANHRGGTSMLCGVSPESGLREPTDEEASSLHALFAGPGERELVDRFGHALFSLRHILRDTQHRLLDQLLQQDVERIEESVHAIVRSYDTLLDDLTALEVRPPRIIASAAEVALTANIVHALERDAPDLQDIRRQLRLAARWRIAPDAARVSFALSRWLHLEMEKLCEDPRDVERIDGICGLLALFVDEHQWRPSLYQAQNLYYETLKRHRTSLAPRARDALHRLGRRLRFSETMLRL